The Candidatus Rokuibacteriota bacterium DNA segment CTTGGGGCGAGACCGACCTGGCTGGGCTCAGGCGCGGGCAGCCCGCGCGCCGGGATCCGGCGGATACACCGGGGCCCGTGTCCGTGCTGACCGCCGTCACGATCGTGCCGGCGCCGGGCGCCAAGACCGAGCCCAAGGCCGAGCCCAAGGCCGAGCCCAAGACAAATGGTGACGCGGCCAAGAAGCCCGAGGGACGCCTGGTCGTCCTGGGCACCTCGACCTTCGCCGCGAACCAGGGGCTCGGCTTCCAGGGCAACCGCGATCTCTTCCTCAACATCGTTTCCTGGCTCGCCGGGCAGGAAGGCGAGATCGCCATCCGTCCGAAGGACACGCGCCAGAACCCGATCTTCCTCACCAGCGCCCAGAGCCGGACCGTCCTGTGGCTCTCCATCGTCATTCTGCCGGGCGCCGTGATGGTGTGCGGGATCTGGTTGGTTGTCCGCCGCCGCCGCATCAACTAGCCGCCCAGCGATGAGCTGGAAGACCCTGACCGTCCTCGCCGTTCTCGCCGCGGGCCTCGGCGGCTTCCTCGTCGTAGACAGCTACTGGCTGACCCCGAAGCGCGAGAAGACGGCCGGCGTCAAAGGACGCCTGTGGACCATCGAGCCCAAGGACGTCCTAGGGCTGACCATCAAGCGCAAGGACGACACGATCAAGCTCAAGCGCGCGGGCGACGGATGGGAGATGCTGGAGCCGGTGAAGACGCGGGCCAACAGCGGCGCCGTCAACGAGATGGTGACGGGGCTCGCGACCGTGAGGGTGGACCGGGAGATCGACGCCAACCCGTCCAAGCCGAGCGACTTCGGCCTCGAGCCGCCGGAGGCCCTGGTCACGCTCGAGGTCAAGGGCCAGGCCGCGCCGCTCACCCTCGCCGTGGGCGGCAAGAACCCGACGGGGGTCTGGGTCTACGCGCGCGAGGGAAGCAAGCCGGCCGTGGTCGCGATCGGCGACTCGGTCTCCCGCGATGTTACGCGCCCGGTCGCCGAATTCAGGGACAGGACCCTCTTCGCCTTCGACCGGCGGAACGTCAGCGCGGTCGACCTCGACCTCGACGGGTCGAAAATGACGTTCGAAGCGGAGGAGGGGGGCAAGTGGCGCATCGCCAAGCCCGGCCCCTTCCGGGGCGACGCCGAGATGATCACGGAAATGCTCGACAAGCTCGCGAGCGTCACGGCGAAGGAGTTTCTCGGTCCACAGAAGTCGCCGGCAGCCTACGGCCTCGACAAGCCCTCGCGGGTGACGCTCTGGCTCGGCAAGGACAAGGACCGCACGTCCAAGACCCTCCTCCTGGGCAAGGTCGACGCCGCGAAGAAAGGCGTCTACGTCCAGCGCCAGGGCGAGCAGGAAGTGCTGTTGGCCCCCAGCGAGACCTGGGACAAGCTGCCGAAGACCGTCGCGGCGGCGCGCGACAAAGTGGTCTTCGCCTACGCCTACGACAAGGTCAACCGCGTCGAGATCGAGAGCGCGGCGGGGACCGTTAAGCTCGAGCGAGATGGCATCAACTGGAACATCACGGCGCCAGAGGCTCTCAAGGCCGACAGCGGCGCCGTCAATGGCCTGCTCTGGCGCATCCGCGACCTGCGCGCCTCGGGCTTCCTCGACGAGTCGCCGGCCGGCGTCGCGCGCTACCTGTCCAAGCCCGACGTGACGGTGAAGATCTGGGAGGAAGGCGCCAAGGAGCCCAAGATCCTGCTCCTGGGGCTGTCCAATGCGGTTAAGGTCGGCGAGCCGACGGGCGTGGCGGCGCCGAGCGCGAAGGGTCCGGTCTTCATGGTCGAGGCCAAGGACATCCGAGATTTTTCCAAGACGACGACGGACCTGCGCGACAAGAGCGTGGTCGCCTCCTTCGATATGAAGGAGGTCAAGCGCGTACGCCTTACGGTCGGCGACAAGCGCCTGCTGCTGGAGCGCCGCGGGGAGGACGAATGGCGGGTGCTCGAGCCGTCGAAGGGTCCGGCCAAGGAGATCAAGGTCACGGGCCTGCTCCTGACGCTGCGCGCCCTCAAGTGGAAGGAGATCGCCGCCGCGGACGGCGCCGACGCGGCGCGGTTCGGACTGGACAAGCCCGAGGTCGAGATCGCCGTGCTCAAGGCGGACGGCAAAGAGATGGCGGGCCTGGCCATCGGACGGACCGACCCCAAGCTGAGCTACGTGCGGAGCAAGTCGTCGCCGGTCATCTACGCGGTCGACCCGAAGTTGCTGGAAGACATCCGCAAGGCGCCCTCCGAGATCCCCGGCTAGCCTTTCGACAGCGCCATGACGTCTCCCTCCGCCGGCGTCTACCTCAGGCAGATGGAGCTGGGCCCGATGCAGAACTTCGTCTACCTCATCGGTGACCCGGAGACGCGGGACTGCGTCGCGGTGGATCCGGCCTGGGAGATCGACGCCATCCTGGAGCAGGTCAGGGCCGACGGGATGCATCTCACCGGCGCGCTCGTCACCCACACGCACCAGGACCACGTCGGCGGCCACCTCTTCGGCCGCGACATCCCCGGGATCGAGGATCTCCTGGCCAAGGCCCCGGCCAAGGTCTACGTCCACGCGGCCGAGCGCGAGTTCCTCCGCGGCTTCGGCTCGGACCTCGTCAAGGTGGGCGGCGGGGACACCCTCGACGTGGGGCGCATGAAGATCACGTTCGTCCACACGCCGGGGCATACGCCGGGCTCCCAGTGCTTCCTCGTGGACGGCCGCCTGATCTCGGGCGACACGCTCTTCATTCGCTCCTGCGGCCGCACCGACCTGCCCGGCAGCGACCCCAGGGAGATGTACACCTCGCTGACCCAGCGGCTGGGCGCTCTCCCGGACGACACGGTGGTCTTCCCCGGCCACAACTACGGCGGGACCGTCACCACGATCGGTGACGAGAAGCGCCACAATCCAATGATGCGCTTCCCCACGATGACCGAATTCCTGAGGGCGATGGGCCGCGGCTAGACTCACGCGAGCGGCTCAAAGACCCACAGGCCGGCGAGAAGGGTTCAGATGCGAGGCGGCGCCCCGCTGTTCGAGTTGAGCGACGGCCTGTGCCGTCGCGAGACGAGGGCTGGGTTGATTCCGCACGCGAGGCGTACGATCGTCTCAGCCCTCGCCTCGGGGCTCCGCCCCTCAGCTCGAACGGCCACGAGCGTGCGGCCGAGGGCGCCCCAACAGTCTTCTTGCTAAATGGCGCAGATGGGCCCTTATCGGCGGCCTGCTAGACGGTGGTCGCGCCTCCGTCTACGTAGAGCACCTGGCCCGTGATATAAGCCGGGCAGGTGGCGAAGAAGCGCACCGCCGCCGCCACGTCGTCCGGGTGCCCGAGCCTGCCCATCGGGATCTTCGCCCGCAGCCGCCGCTTCGACTCGCGCGGGAAATCCTCGGGCAGGAGGACCGCGCCGGGTCCCACCGCGTTGACCTGGATCCGGGGCGCCAGCGCCGCCGCGAGCCCTCGCGTCAGCATCACCACGCCCGCCTTGGAGATGGCGTAGGGGATATAGCCCGGCCACGCCCGCTCGGCGCCCACATCCGCCAGGTTGATGATGCGGCCCCCCCGACGACCCATCGCGCGCGCGGCGGCCTGGGAGCAGAAGAAGGCGCCCTTGACGTTGACGGCGATGAACCGGTCGAAGTCGGCAGGGGTGACGGTGTCCCAGGGCGTGCGCCAGAAGACGCCCGCGTTGTTGACCAGCAGGTCGAGCCGCCCGAGCCGTCGGACGGTCTCTGCCACCAGCCGCCGCGCCTCCGCCGGCTTGGCCACGTCGGCGCGGATGCTCACCGCGCGGGCGCCCAGCGCGCCGATCGCGGCGGTCGTGGCGCGCGCTCCGGCAGCCGAGCGGTGAAAGTTGACCGCGACGTCGAAGCCCGCCCGGGCGAGCTCGAGCGCGATGGCGCGGCCGAGGCGGATCGCGCCGCCCGTTACGAGAGCGACCTTGCGGGCCGTTTTGTTGACTTGTTTAATTCCCTGTGGTGTCATGAATTTATCATGTCCGGCCCGCTTCGAAACTGGGTCAAGGTCCGCTTCATCACCGGTTTCTTCGTCACGGTCCCCGTCATCGCCAGCGCATGGCTCCTGTACGTGTTCTGGGATTTCATCGACACGTTTTTCTCCCCCGGCTACGAGCGGCTCTTCGGCCGGCGCATCCCCGGCCTGGGCTTCCTCACCGCCGTGCTGTTCATCCTGTTCATGGGCACCATCGCCACCAACGTCGTGGGCCGCCGCATCCTCGCGCGCATCGAGCGCGTGTTCGCCCGCGTGCCGATCTTCCGCAGCATCTACCCGTCCATCAAGCAGCTGATCGAGTCCTTCTCGCCCGAGAAGCGCCAGTCCTTCAAAGCCGTCGTTCTCGCCGAGCACCCCCGCGAGGGCGAGTTCGTCTTCGGCTTCGTCACCTCCGAGGTCCTCGTGGAGACGCCCGGCCGCAAGCGAGAGATGGTGACCGTCTTCGTCCCGACCAACAACCTCTACCTGGGCGACGTCATCATGGTGCCGCGGCAGGACGTCATCTCCACCGGGCTCACGGTCGAGGAGGGCATTCGCATCATCCTCTCGGCCGGCACCGCCACCCCCTCCCGGCTGCCGCGCGAGCGGCTCTGATCACAGCCCCAGCGGGTCAGATCACAGCCCCCGCGGGTCAGATCTAGGGCGCCCACGTCCGCAGCCACCGTTCCACCGCCTCGCTCAGGGGGAACAGCTTGCCGAAGAAGAAGTGCTCAGCGCCCTCGATGATCTCCGCCCTGGTGCCGAGCCGCATCCCCAGCCGCTCGAGCGCCTCCGCGGGGCAGTACTGGTCTCGGCTACCCGACACGAGCAGCGTATGCGAGGGCGCGTGGCCGAGGAAGTCCAGAGCGTACATCCCGAGGGGGGGCGCCAGCAGGGCCAGCGCGGGCAGGGCAGGCATGGCCGCCGCGACACGCGCCGCTACCCAGGCGCCGAAGGAGTAACCCGCGAGGCCTATCGGGCTCTTCGCGGGCAGCCGCCCGGCCAGCGCCGCGAGCGCCGCGGCCACGTCGTCCTGCTCGCCCTCGCCGCCTGCATGGACGCCGCCCGATGCTCCCACTCCGCGAAAATTGAAGCGGAGGGTCGCCATGCCCACGCCTTGGGCAACTTCGGCGACCCGGACCACCACGGGATTGTCCATGTCACCCCCGTAGAGGGGGTGGGGGTGGCAGATCACCAGGCCGGCCTTGGGGCTCTCCGGTACGGCTAAGAGGGCCTCCAGCCGCAGACCGCCCCGGACGTCAAGCGCTACAGGCGTTTCCACCTCACGACCTTAGGGTGGTGGGGGCAAATATTCAAGGGTGGATAGCCGTCCAAGGCGTGGAGGTATACTGCCGACTATGGGGAGTATGAGCTGTGCTTGGGTACGTCCCCGCCTCGAGCGGCACATTGATGGTGCCCTGGGGGTCCGTGCCGGGCGCTTCGTGGCGGGTCACCTTGAACGCTGCGCCGGTTGCCGGGCCGCCTCGGAAGACCTGGCTCGGCTGAAGGCCTTCGTGCGACAGGCGAGCCCCCAGGTGGTCGAGCCGGACTGGTCGGGCTTCTGGGCCACCGTGCGGGCGCGCCTCATGAGCGAAGAGCCCCGTCCGGTGCGCGAATCGTGGTGGTTCCCCTTCTGGAAGCCTGTCTGGGGGCATCCGCGGCTGGCATTCGGCGCGGTGCTCCTGGCGGTCCTCGTCACCGCGTTTACCTTCTGGCCCGCCGACGACACCGCGTATGCCTCGCCGGTGCGCGTGCAGGACGTCTCGGCCGACGACCCGGACCGGAGCGTGATGGTCTACTCGAGTCACGCCCACGGCGTCACCGTCATCTGGGTCTTCGGCTCCAACGACACCTATGACCCGGAAGGCGACGCGCCCTGAAGGATCTACTGGCCTAGGTTCTTGAGGCGCTCCCGGGCGAGGGGCGCCTCCTCCGACTGCGGGAAGTTGTCCACCAGGTACTGCAGTCTCGCCTGCGCCACCTTCACCTGCTTGAGCTCGACCAGCGCCAGCGCCTCCTTGTAGAGCGCGGTCGGCACCTGGCGCCCCCGAGGATAGTTTACGAAGACCTTGCGGAACTCCTGCACCGACTGCTCCAAGGCCTCCCGCGCCTTGTCCGCCTGGCCGGCCGAGGCCGCGGCGCGCCCCATGCTGAAGTAGGACTCGCCGATCCAGTACTGGGCGCCGTCGGCCTGTGACGCGTCCGGGTGGCGCCGGACGAACTCCCGGAACTCCGCGATGGCGAGCGTGTAGTTGCCCTTGGTGAAGTCCAGGTAGGCTGCCTTATAGCTCTCCGCGGCCGTGCCGTCACCCGGCGAGCGGGCCCCGCCCGAGGGCGATGGGGTCGGAACGGGCGACGGGGCCGGGCGCCCGCCCGGCCCGTCGCCCTGCGGGCGGTTCTGGCTGTCGAGCCGCTGTGCCAGCTCGTCGAGCCGCGCGGAGAGACGATTCATCTCGGCCGTGAGGCCGTCGGTCCGGGCGTTCATCGCCGACAGCTGGCGCGCGCTCTCTCCCGATTGCTCGCGGGTGCGCCGCTCGAGCTGGCTCAGCACGGTCCCGGTCTCGCCTCCGCTCCTGTGCAGGGCCAGGTTGAGGGCGTCGAGGTCCCTCCGCATCTGCGCCAGGTCCTGCTGCACAGCCTCGTCCGCGCCGCTGGCGCACCCGGCGGCCGCGAGGGCGACGGAAAAGACGAAGGGGAGCCACAGGCTCCCCTTCGTCACCGCGGACTGCATCACCACCGACCCTGTGACGCTAGCGGGCCTTGGTCAGGAAATTGTCGCGCCGGTTCTTGGCCCAGCAGGCTTCGGTCTTCTCCGTGCACACCGGCCGCTCTTTGCCGTAGGAGATGATCGTGATGCGGCTGGCCTGGACACCCTGCGCCACGAGGTAGTTCATGGCCGCCTTGGCGCGCTTCTCGCCGAGGGCCAGGTTGTACTCGTTGGTGCCCCGCTCGTCGCAGTGGCCCTCGATCAGCACGAGGTTGTTGGCGTTGGCCTTGAGCCAGGCGGCGTCGCCGTCGAGCGTCTTGGCGTCATCCGGCCGGATGTTGTACTTGTCGAAGTCGAAGTAGATGGTCTTGAGATTCGGGTTCGGAGAGAACTCGCTGGGCTTCACCATCGGGGCTGGGGCCGGAGCCGGTCTCAGGGCCGGAGCGGGCGCCGGGGCCGGAGCGGGGGCCGGGGCCGGAGCGGGGGCCGGAGCCGCCTGCGACGCCGAGGGAGCCGGGGCTACAGCGCCCGTAGTGGCGGGCCGCTTCGGGCACCCCACGAGGAAAAGGGTGAGAGCAAGAAGAGGCACCACCAGATACGCGTGAGCCCGTGGCTTCGCCATAGCGTCACATCCTCCTTGTCGAGCTTTGGTGAACAGTCCAACGCAAACGCCACGATTCTATCACGGAAGTCGGGGCGACCAAGCCGGACTTGACGCCTGCCCGGGCCCCCCGGTCAGGACCTGCTGCTCCGACCCGTCGGCCAGCATCGTGAAGAGCTGCGTGCCCCCGAGGCGGCTCGACTGGAAGACGAGGTGTCGCCCGTTCGGCGACCAGGAGGCGCTCTCGTTGTCACCGGGGCCCGCCGTCAACCGCCGCAAGTTCGAGCCGTCCGGGCTGACCGCCCAGATGTCGTGGTTGCCATGCCGGGAGGTGAAGGCGATCGTGTCGCCCTTGGGCGACCATCGCGGCTGGGTGTTGAACCCGCTCGAGGTCACGCGCCGGACGTTGGTGCCCTCAGCGTCCATCACGAAGACCTGCGCCGCTCCCGAGCGGTCGGACACGAAGGCGAGCTCTCGCCCCGTGGGCGACCACGTCGGCTCGGTGTCGATGGCCGCGTGCGTCGTCAGCCTCCGGAAGGCGCCCGTCGCCACGGTCAGGAGGTAGATCTCGGGGTTGCCGTCCTTGGACAGGGTCAGCGCCACCGTGCGGCCGTCCGGGCTCCAGGAGGGCGAGGTGTTGATCCCCGCGTAGCCCGCCAGGAGCTGCACCGGCCGCCGCTCGAAGGGGAAGATGCGGTACAGGAACGGGTATTCGTTCATGTACGAGGTGAAGGCGAGCGAGCGCGAGTCGGGGCTCCAGTTCGGCGACATGTTGATGGACTTGTTGGCCGTCACGGCCGCGGGGCCCGCGCCGTCGTAGTCCATCACGTAGAGCTCCTTGACCCCCGAGCGCGTGCTGGCAAACGCCATCTTGGTGTCGGCGACGCCGGGCTCACCGGTGACGAGCAGTACGACTTCGTCGGCCATCTTGTGGGCGGCGCGGCGGGGCTCCGAGACGTGCGCGAGGAGCTTCTTCGATCCGATCAGGCGGAAGTCGGGCGAGGTCAGGTCGTACAGCCGCATCTCGACTTCGAAGCGGTCGCCGCGCACCGCCAGGAGCCCCTGCAGCGCCTGCAGGGCCCCGGCCGCCGCGAACTCCTGGAGCCGCGGCCTGAGCGCCTCGGCGCCGCCCTGCGGTAAGGCGGGCGTGCCCGACACCACGCTGAAGAGCGAAGTGAAGGCAAGATCCGCGGAGGTGATCTCCGGCAGCCGCTTGGCCCAGTTCTGCGGGTCGGCGCCGCCCACGATCGTGAAGTCCGGGACGGCGATATTGATCTTCTTGATCTGCCCCGGCCGGACGTTGAGCTCGACATCGGGATTCTGCGAGCGGGCCGGCGCGGGACCCAGGACCGCCGCGGCGAAGATCGCGAGCGCGGCGGCGGCCGGAGCAGCCAGCCGGCGGGCAGGGCGCGGGAGGCTCGTCATCCGCGCTTCAAGTCGAAATTGAAGAGCACGCGGAGGGAGGGATTGGCCCAGTCCGCGGGAAGCGGCGGGAACGGGCTCGCCTCGGTGATGGCGCGAAGCGCGGCCCGGTCGTAGAAGCTGCTGCCCGAGGTCTGCTCGATGCGGGGCGGCGCGATGGAGCCGTCCCGCCGGATCTCGACGTAGATGCGCGGCTTTTGGGCGGGCTCGCTGGAGCGGTTCTGCGTCTGCCAGCGCTCCTCGACCTTCTGGAGCACCTGCCGCAGGTACCACGCGTAGGGGAAATCGGTCACGTCGAGCGTGAGCGAGCCTTGCCCGGAAATGGAGCCCGTCGCCTGCCCGAGCGCCGCCGCCGACGGCCTCGCAGCCGGCTCGGCCGCCGTCTTGCCGCGCCGGTCCGACGGAGTGGACATCGGCGGGAGGTCGCGCTCGCCCGGGCGCGGCGTCACCGCGCGTGAGGGCAGGGCCGCCTCCGTGGGCTTCACCGCCTCGCGCGCGGTGACGGCGCGGGAGGGCAGGGCGGTCTCCGGGGGCTTCACCGCCTCCCGCGCGCGCGGCTCGGGGTCGGGCGCGAGCTCGCGGGTGGTCGGCTTGAGCGTGCGCGCCGGCAGGGACGCCGCGCTCCCCGCCGGATTGCCGATGGCCGCGATTGACGTGACGAGGTTGACCACGTGCACCTTCGGGCGGTCCCAGATGCCCGAAAGGGCCACGCCCACGAGCGCGGCGATGATGACGACGTGGGCCAGCACGGAGAAGGCCAGCGCCTTGACCGGCACCGGCGCCGGCGCCGGAGCCGCCGCCGCCCGCCAGCGCGTCGCGTGAAGGGGGGAGGGCATGGGCAGCCCGCGGGCGACGGTCAACGCCCTCATGATCCCCGCACGGGTTCGGTGACCATGCCCAGCTTCTCGATGCCGGACTTGCGGATCCTGTCCATGGTCTCGACGACGAACCCGTACTGAAGGGCCTGGTCCGCCTTGAGGTAGAGCGTCTTGTCCGTGCGGTTCTTGAAGGTGTCGCGCAGCGTCTGCTCGAGCGTGGCGAGCGCCAGCGGCTTGCCGTTGAGGTAGATCTGCTGGTCCTTGGTGAGCGTCACCTCCATACGCTCTTCCGTCACCGTCGGCTTGCCGGCGGTTCTCGGCAGGTTGACGTCGATGCCCCGGTACATGAGCGGCGCCGTCAGCATGAAGATGAGCAGCAGCACGAGGACGACGTCCACGAGCGGGACGATGTTGATCTCGGCCAGCGCGCCGCCGGCGCGGCGGCCTCCACCGCCGCCGTTCCCGTGGTCCATGGTGAAGGCCATGGCTACCGGCTCGCGGCCTTTGCGGGCGCGGGCCGCGCGAAGATGTTCACGAGATCGAGCGTGAAGCCGTCCATCTCCGTCGCCAGGCGCCTCGTGCGATTGATGAAGAAGTTGTAGCCCATGACGGCCGGGATCGCCGCGCCCAGCCCCGCGGCCGTGGCGATCAGCGCCTCGGAGATGCCCGGCGCCACGACGGCCAGGCTCGCGGAGCCCTGCTGCCCGATGCCGTGGAAGGCGCTCATGATGCCGACGACCGTGCCGAAGAGGCCGATGAAGGGCGCGGCGCTGGCCGTTGTCGCGAGGAAGGGCAGGTAGCGCTCCATGCGCGCCACCTCGATCTCCGTCGCGCGGCGCATCGCCCGGTGCGCGGCGTCGAGCGCGTCACGCGGCAGGCCTTCGCCGTCCTCGAGCGCGGCGTCCACCTGGTCCACGCCGCCGTAGACGCTCGACAGCTCGAGGCCCGCGGCCGAGTAGAGCTGAGCGAGCGGGCTCGAGCGGAACTTCTTCGCCGCGCCGTAGATGATCGAGAATCGGCGCCCCTCGCGGTAGGCCCGCGTGAAGCCTTTCGCGTCGCGCTTGATGGCGCGAAACTCCCACCACTTCTCGACGATGAGGGCCCAGCAGATGACCGAGAAGAAGAGGAGCACGCCCAAGACGAATCTGGCGAGAGGACCCGCCTGAAGGATTGGGTCGAGGACGTCGGAAGACATCGCGGCCTGAGGTGGCAAGCGGGACTCCTCTATTGACGGAGAGTGATACCAAGGGGCACAATTGATGATACCCAAGCAGCGCGATGAGTGTCAACGAATTTGGCCAGGAATGCCCGATTTATTTGACAGCGCTGGGAGCGGGCCGTATAAGGGAAGCCGTATGTTCCACTCCCCCGGCGCCATCGTCGCGCAGCTGGGCCCCCTGACTTTCCGCTGGTACGGCATCCTCATGGCCAGCGCCATGGCGTTGGGCCTCTGGCTCGCCTACCGCGAGGCGGTGCGGCGAGACGTGGACCCCGACAGCCTGCTCAAGGCTTGCGAGCTGGGGCTCCTCGGCGGGCTCGTGGGCGCGCGTCTCTACTACGTCGCCTTCAACCTCGACTACTACACCCGCTCCCCGGCCAAAATCCTCGCGGTGTGGGAGGGCGGGCTTGCCATCCACGGCGGGGTGCTGGGCGGACTCCTCCTCGGCGGCGGCTACGCGCTGTGGCGCGGGTTACCGGCCGTCACGTACCTGGATATCGCCGCGCCGAGCCTCGCGCTGGGACAGGCCATAGGCCGGTGGGGCAACTTCTTCAACGAGGAGGCCTTCGGCACGCCCACGGACCTGCCGTGGCGGCTCTACATCTCGGCGCCGCACCGAC contains these protein-coding regions:
- a CDS encoding DUF4340 domain-containing protein, with the translated sequence MSWKTLTVLAVLAAGLGGFLVVDSYWLTPKREKTAGVKGRLWTIEPKDVLGLTIKRKDDTIKLKRAGDGWEMLEPVKTRANSGAVNEMVTGLATVRVDREIDANPSKPSDFGLEPPEALVTLEVKGQAAPLTLAVGGKNPTGVWVYAREGSKPAVVAIGDSVSRDVTRPVAEFRDRTLFAFDRRNVSAVDLDLDGSKMTFEAEEGGKWRIAKPGPFRGDAEMITEMLDKLASVTAKEFLGPQKSPAAYGLDKPSRVTLWLGKDKDRTSKTLLLGKVDAAKKGVYVQRQGEQEVLLAPSETWDKLPKTVAAARDKVVFAYAYDKVNRVEIESAAGTVKLERDGINWNITAPEALKADSGAVNGLLWRIRDLRASGFLDESPAGVARYLSKPDVTVKIWEEGAKEPKILLLGLSNAVKVGEPTGVAAPSAKGPVFMVEAKDIRDFSKTTTDLRDKSVVASFDMKEVKRVRLTVGDKRLLLERRGEDEWRVLEPSKGPAKEIKVTGLLLTLRALKWKEIAAADGADAARFGLDKPEVEIAVLKADGKEMAGLAIGRTDPKLSYVRSKSSPVIYAVDPKLLEDIRKAPSEIPG
- a CDS encoding MBL fold metallo-hydrolase, giving the protein MTSPSAGVYLRQMELGPMQNFVYLIGDPETRDCVAVDPAWEIDAILEQVRADGMHLTGALVTHTHQDHVGGHLFGRDIPGIEDLLAKAPAKVYVHAAEREFLRGFGSDLVKVGGGDTLDVGRMKITFVHTPGHTPGSQCFLVDGRLISGDTLFIRSCGRTDLPGSDPREMYTSLTQRLGALPDDTVVFPGHNYGGTVTTIGDEKRHNPMMRFPTMTEFLRAMGRG
- a CDS encoding SDR family oxidoreductase yields the protein MTPQGIKQVNKTARKVALVTGGAIRLGRAIALELARAGFDVAVNFHRSAAGARATTAAIGALGARAVSIRADVAKPAEARRLVAETVRRLGRLDLLVNNAGVFWRTPWDTVTPADFDRFIAVNVKGAFFCSQAAARAMGRRGGRIINLADVGAERAWPGYIPYAISKAGVVMLTRGLAAALAPRIQVNAVGPGAVLLPEDFPRESKRRLRAKIPMGRLGHPDDVAAAVRFFATCPAYITGQVLYVDGGATTV
- a CDS encoding DUF502 domain-containing protein; this translates as MSGPLRNWVKVRFITGFFVTVPVIASAWLLYVFWDFIDTFFSPGYERLFGRRIPGLGFLTAVLFILFMGTIATNVVGRRILARIERVFARVPIFRSIYPSIKQLIESFSPEKRQSFKAVVLAEHPREGEFVFGFVTSEVLVETPGRKREMVTVFVPTNNLYLGDVIMVPRQDVISTGLTVEEGIRIILSAGTATPSRLPRERL
- a CDS encoding CocE/NonD family hydrolase, coding for MDNPVVVRVAEVAQGVGMATLRFNFRGVGASGGVHAGGEGEQDDVAAALAALAGRLPAKSPIGLAGYSFGAWVAARVAAAMPALPALALLAPPLGMYALDFLGHAPSHTLLVSGSRDQYCPAEALERLGMRLGTRAEIIEGAEHFFFGKLFPLSEAVERWLRTWAP
- a CDS encoding tetratricopeptide repeat protein, with product MTKGSLWLPFVFSVALAAAGCASGADEAVQQDLAQMRRDLDALNLALHRSGGETGTVLSQLERRTREQSGESARQLSAMNARTDGLTAEMNRLSARLDELAQRLDSQNRPQGDGPGGRPAPSPVPTPSPSGGARSPGDGTAAESYKAAYLDFTKGNYTLAIAEFREFVRRHPDASQADGAQYWIGESYFSMGRAAASAGQADKAREALEQSVQEFRKVFVNYPRGRQVPTALYKEALALVELKQVKVAQARLQYLVDNFPQSEEAPLARERLKNLGQ
- the pal gene encoding peptidoglycan-associated lipoprotein Pal; translation: MVKPSEFSPNPNLKTIYFDFDKYNIRPDDAKTLDGDAAWLKANANNLVLIEGHCDERGTNEYNLALGEKRAKAAMNYLVAQGVQASRITIISYGKERPVCTEKTEACWAKNRRDNFLTKAR
- the tolB gene encoding Tol-Pal system beta propeller repeat protein TolB — protein: MTSLPRPARRLAAPAAAALAIFAAAVLGPAPARSQNPDVELNVRPGQIKKINIAVPDFTIVGGADPQNWAKRLPEITSADLAFTSLFSVVSGTPALPQGGAEALRPRLQEFAAAGALQALQGLLAVRGDRFEVEMRLYDLTSPDFRLIGSKKLLAHVSEPRRAAHKMADEVVLLVTGEPGVADTKMAFASTRSGVKELYVMDYDGAGPAAVTANKSINMSPNWSPDSRSLAFTSYMNEYPFLYRIFPFERRPVQLLAGYAGINTSPSWSPDGRTVALTLSKDGNPEIYLLTVATGAFRRLTTHAAIDTEPTWSPTGRELAFVSDRSGAAQVFVMDAEGTNVRRVTSSGFNTQPRWSPKGDTIAFTSRHGNHDIWAVSPDGSNLRRLTAGPGDNESASWSPNGRHLVFQSSRLGGTQLFTMLADGSEQQVLTGGPGQASSPAWSPRLP
- a CDS encoding TonB family protein, with the translated sequence MRALTVARGLPMPSPLHATRWRAAAAPAPAPVPVKALAFSVLAHVVIIAALVGVALSGIWDRPKVHVVNLVTSIAAIGNPAGSAASLPARTLKPTTRELAPDPEPRAREAVKPPETALPSRAVTAREAVKPTEAALPSRAVTPRPGERDLPPMSTPSDRRGKTAAEPAARPSAAALGQATGSISGQGSLTLDVTDFPYAWYLRQVLQKVEERWQTQNRSSEPAQKPRIYVEIRRDGSIAPPRIEQTSGSSFYDRAALRAITEASPFPPLPADWANPSLRVLFNFDLKRG
- a CDS encoding biopolymer transporter ExbD yields the protein MAFTMDHGNGGGGGRRAGGALAEINIVPLVDVVLVLLLIFMLTAPLMYRGIDVNLPRTAGKPTVTEERMEVTLTKDQQIYLNGKPLALATLEQTLRDTFKNRTDKTLYLKADQALQYGFVVETMDRIRKSGIEKLGMVTEPVRGS
- a CDS encoding MotA/TolQ/ExbB proton channel family protein produces the protein MSSDVLDPILQAGPLARFVLGVLLFFSVICWALIVEKWWEFRAIKRDAKGFTRAYREGRRFSIIYGAAKKFRSSPLAQLYSAAGLELSSVYGGVDQVDAALEDGEGLPRDALDAAHRAMRRATEIEVARMERYLPFLATTASAAPFIGLFGTVVGIMSAFHGIGQQGSASLAVVAPGISEALIATAAGLGAAIPAVMGYNFFINRTRRLATEMDGFTLDLVNIFARPAPAKAASR
- the lgt gene encoding prolipoprotein diacylglyceryl transferase, with the translated sequence MFHSPGAIVAQLGPLTFRWYGILMASAMALGLWLAYREAVRRDVDPDSLLKACELGLLGGLVGARLYYVAFNLDYYTRSPAKILAVWEGGLAIHGGVLGGLLLGGGYALWRGLPAVTYLDIAAPSLALGQAIGRWGNFFNEEAFGTPTDLPWRLYISAPHRPVQYAQDEFFHPTFLYESVWDLLVFVVLVWVFRDRLERAPGALFLTYLGLYSVGRFITEALRTDALMLGPLRVAQLASVVGVALALVGVPLLLRRARAAA